The Posidoniimonas polymericola genome includes a window with the following:
- a CDS encoding DUF6268 family outer membrane beta-barrel protein, which produces MLSARITVGLLTLLAGAAASAQTVTAPSAEMQAPGFPAVVLDDPYVQPTQATSATNGHLLGPTSGQASESMLPPGTRAGFFQKLNVWSEWMPRLEDDSVGVTGLGADVVFGVPLLSRETPLIITPGYHVNFLSGPDFVDLPSRVHDAQIDFHHFRKLSDNWLFDGAVTLGVYADDYNFDNSDAFRVTGRALGVRDFHNNWKGVVGVVYLNRAGYSVVPAAGLMYDCGDLKLDLVFPRPRLAVRTYNACPGCDERWVYLQGEFGGNRWAVRRDSGLDDTLAYRDLRVLIGTERKLVGGVSRRWELGYVFSREIEYEDSAFEASLDDSLFVRGGLSY; this is translated from the coding sequence ATGCTGTCCGCACGAATTACCGTTGGCCTGCTGACCCTGCTCGCCGGGGCGGCGGCCAGTGCGCAAACCGTGACGGCGCCCTCCGCTGAAATGCAGGCGCCCGGGTTCCCCGCCGTCGTGCTCGACGACCCGTACGTGCAGCCGACCCAAGCGACCAGCGCCACCAACGGCCACCTCCTCGGCCCCACCAGCGGACAGGCGTCCGAGTCGATGCTGCCACCGGGAACCAGGGCCGGGTTCTTCCAGAAGCTTAACGTCTGGTCGGAGTGGATGCCGCGACTCGAGGACGACTCGGTCGGCGTGACCGGCCTTGGGGCCGATGTCGTGTTCGGCGTGCCGCTGCTTAGCCGCGAGACCCCGCTGATCATCACGCCGGGCTACCACGTCAACTTCCTCTCGGGACCCGACTTCGTCGACCTCCCGTCCCGCGTGCACGACGCGCAGATCGACTTCCACCACTTCCGCAAGCTGAGCGACAACTGGCTGTTCGACGGCGCCGTCACGCTGGGCGTGTACGCCGACGACTACAACTTCGACAACAGCGACGCGTTCCGCGTCACCGGCCGGGCGCTGGGGGTCCGCGACTTCCACAACAACTGGAAGGGCGTCGTCGGCGTCGTATACCTGAACCGCGCGGGGTACTCGGTCGTTCCGGCGGCGGGCCTGATGTACGACTGCGGCGACCTCAAACTCGACCTGGTGTTCCCGCGTCCCCGCCTGGCGGTGCGGACCTACAACGCGTGCCCCGGGTGCGACGAGCGGTGGGTCTACCTGCAGGGCGAGTTCGGCGGCAACCGCTGGGCCGTGCGGCGGGACAGCGGCCTCGACGACACGCTCGCTTATCGGGACCTGCGGGTCCTGATTGGCACGGAACGGAAGCTGGTAGGCGGGGTTTCTCGCCGGTGGGAGCTGGGTTACGTGTTCAGCCGAGAGATCGAGTACGAGGATTCGGCCTTCGAGGCGTCGCTGGACGACTCGCTGTTTGTGCGTGGCGGGCTTTCGTATTAG
- a CDS encoding acyl-CoA desaturase, which produces MAANTTLERSEVDEPDAELLGAGEVAGLRPLARPPGVTGKIFWPYAIAFLFVHGMALLAFMPRFFSWSGVTLAVLGYYWIGAIGINLGYHRMLTHRGFITPKWLEHTIAILGVCNLQDGPARWVAIHRMHHQFSDEQRDPHSPLVDFLWGHLNWLVYQNSYLASADFYDRYARDLLKDRFYMKLEKNLMWFWVYVIHGALFYGVGLAVGWAYTGGFSGGVQLGMSWLVWGVFVRTVAVWHVTWAVNSVTHLWGYRNYETKDQSKNSWWVALLTSGEGWHNNHHATPRCVSHGHRWWEIDATYWVVLVMERLGLAKEVVHPKRYDPSQAGR; this is translated from the coding sequence ATGGCCGCCAACACGACGCTCGAACGCTCTGAAGTCGATGAACCCGACGCCGAATTGCTGGGCGCCGGCGAGGTCGCGGGGCTGCGTCCACTCGCCCGACCGCCAGGCGTAACGGGTAAGATTTTCTGGCCCTATGCTATCGCGTTCCTGTTTGTGCACGGGATGGCGCTACTCGCATTCATGCCCCGGTTTTTTAGCTGGTCGGGAGTGACGCTCGCGGTGCTGGGCTACTACTGGATCGGCGCTATTGGAATCAACCTTGGCTACCACCGGATGCTAACGCACCGGGGCTTCATCACGCCCAAGTGGCTCGAGCACACCATCGCTATCCTGGGCGTCTGCAACCTGCAGGACGGGCCAGCGCGGTGGGTGGCGATCCACCGGATGCACCACCAGTTTTCTGATGAACAGCGTGACCCGCACAGCCCGCTGGTGGACTTTCTGTGGGGCCACCTAAACTGGCTGGTCTATCAGAACTCCTACCTGGCCAGCGCCGACTTTTACGACCGCTACGCCCGCGACCTGCTCAAAGACCGCTTCTACATGAAGCTCGAGAAGAACCTGATGTGGTTCTGGGTCTACGTGATCCACGGCGCACTGTTTTACGGCGTCGGACTAGCTGTCGGCTGGGCCTACACGGGCGGGTTCTCCGGTGGGGTCCAGCTCGGCATGAGCTGGCTGGTCTGGGGCGTGTTCGTCCGCACGGTCGCGGTGTGGCACGTCACTTGGGCCGTGAACTCGGTGACCCACTTGTGGGGCTACCGCAACTACGAGACCAAGGACCAGAGCAAGAACAGCTGGTGGGTCGCCCTGCTGACTAGCGGCGAGGGCTGGCACAACAACCACCACGCCACGCCGCGGTGCGTGTCGCACGGGCACCGCTGGTGGGAGATCGACGCCACGTACTGGGTGGTGCTGGTAATGGAACGCCTGGGCCTGGCAAAAGAGGTCGTCCACCCCAAACGGTACGACCCCTCCCAGGCGGGCCGGTAA
- the sucD gene encoding succinate--CoA ligase subunit alpha encodes MSILVNKETRLICQGMTGKAGEFHSRNCIEYGTNLVAGVTPGKGGQTSLDRPVYDTVAEAVEKHGADASMIFVPPPFAAKAIIEAVDAGIKVICAITEGVPVMDMVSVWEYIKDKPVRLVGPNCPGVITPEECKIGIMPGYIHKKGPVGLISRSGTLTYEGVWQLSSLGIGQSTCVGIGGDPVNGTSFVDCLKLFEADGDTEAILMMGEIGGTAEEEAAAYVKEHITKPVAAFIAGRTAPPGKRMGHAGAVISGGKGTAEDKIAALKEAGIEVAESPADMGEAMKRAIANAK; translated from the coding sequence ATGTCGATCCTAGTCAACAAAGAGACCCGTCTGATCTGCCAGGGTATGACCGGCAAGGCGGGGGAGTTCCACAGCCGCAACTGCATCGAGTACGGCACCAACCTGGTTGCCGGCGTGACGCCGGGCAAGGGCGGGCAGACCTCGCTCGACCGGCCCGTCTACGACACGGTCGCCGAGGCGGTTGAGAAGCACGGCGCCGACGCGTCGATGATCTTCGTGCCGCCGCCGTTTGCCGCCAAGGCTATCATCGAGGCCGTCGACGCCGGCATCAAGGTGATCTGTGCGATCACCGAGGGCGTCCCCGTGATGGACATGGTGAGCGTCTGGGAGTACATCAAGGACAAGCCGGTCCGCCTGGTCGGCCCCAACTGCCCCGGCGTCATCACGCCCGAGGAGTGCAAGATCGGCATCATGCCGGGCTACATCCACAAGAAGGGCCCGGTCGGCCTGATCAGCCGCAGCGGTACGCTGACCTACGAGGGCGTGTGGCAGCTCTCGAGCCTAGGCATCGGCCAGTCGACCTGCGTCGGCATTGGCGGCGACCCGGTGAACGGCACGTCGTTTGTCGACTGCCTGAAGCTGTTTGAAGCGGACGGCGACACCGAGGCCATCCTGATGATGGGCGAGATCGGCGGCACCGCCGAGGAAGAGGCCGCCGCCTACGTCAAGGAGCACATCACCAAGCCGGTGGCCGCGTTCATCGCCGGCCGCACGGCGCCCCCCGGCAAGCGGATGGGCCACGCGGGAGCCGTGATCTCCGGCGGCAAGGGCACCGCCGAGGACAAGATCGCCGCCCTCAAGGAGGCCGGCATCGAGGTCGCCGAGAGCCCTGCCGACATGGGCGAGGCCATGAAGCGAGCGATCGCCAACGCCAAGTAG
- the sucC gene encoding ADP-forming succinate--CoA ligase subunit beta — protein MNIHEFQGKQLLERYGIPKPDGIVAKTPQEASAAFEKLGGSLAVVKAQIHAGGRGKGTIKSNPEQHGVELVRSAADAARVAEALIGNELVTIQTGPEGQTVKQVLVEAGCDIARELYLGIVVDRGEKKPVLMVSTEGGMDIEKVAEETPEKIYKQGFLPADGLAAADAKVLAGKLGLEGASVDAAVTFMQSICKLFVELDCSLAEINPLVVTGSGDIMALDAKVNFDDNALFRHKDVLEFRDTSEENPNELRAGEAGLSYVQLEGNIGCLVNGAGLAMSTMDLVNLHGGHPSNFLDVGGGANKDQVTEAFRILLGDKNVKAVLVNIFGGIMQCTTIANAVLAAYKEVGFNVPLVVRLEGTEVEEGRKILAESGVDIITAEGLTDAAKKVVAAAG, from the coding sequence ATGAATATCCACGAGTTCCAAGGCAAGCAGCTCCTCGAGCGGTACGGCATTCCCAAGCCCGACGGCATCGTCGCCAAGACGCCCCAGGAGGCTTCGGCCGCGTTCGAGAAGCTGGGCGGGTCCTTGGCGGTGGTCAAGGCGCAGATCCACGCCGGCGGCCGCGGCAAGGGGACCATCAAGTCGAACCCCGAGCAGCACGGCGTCGAGCTGGTCCGCTCCGCCGCCGACGCCGCCCGCGTCGCCGAGGCGTTGATCGGCAACGAGCTGGTCACCATCCAGACCGGCCCCGAGGGTCAGACCGTCAAGCAGGTGCTGGTCGAGGCGGGCTGCGACATCGCCCGCGAGCTGTACCTCGGCATCGTGGTCGATCGCGGCGAGAAGAAGCCGGTGCTGATGGTCTCGACCGAGGGGGGCATGGACATCGAGAAGGTGGCCGAGGAAACCCCCGAGAAGATCTACAAGCAGGGGTTCCTGCCGGCCGACGGCCTCGCCGCCGCCGACGCCAAGGTCCTGGCCGGGAAACTCGGCCTGGAGGGCGCGTCGGTCGATGCGGCGGTCACGTTCATGCAGTCGATCTGCAAGCTGTTCGTCGAGCTCGACTGCAGCCTGGCCGAGATCAACCCGCTGGTCGTGACCGGGTCGGGTGACATCATGGCGCTGGACGCCAAGGTCAACTTCGACGACAACGCGCTGTTCCGCCACAAGGACGTGCTGGAGTTCCGCGACACCAGCGAAGAGAACCCGAACGAGCTGCGCGCCGGCGAGGCGGGCCTGAGCTACGTGCAGCTGGAGGGGAACATTGGCTGCCTGGTCAACGGCGCCGGCCTGGCGATGAGCACGATGGACCTGGTGAACCTGCACGGCGGCCACCCGTCGAACTTCCTGGACGTCGGCGGCGGCGCCAACAAGGACCAGGTCACCGAGGCCTTCCGCATCCTGCTGGGCGACAAGAACGTCAAGGCGGTGCTGGTGAACATCTTCGGCGGCATCATGCAGTGCACGACTATCGCCAACGCCGTGCTGGCCGCCTACAAGGAAGTCGGTTTCAACGTCCCGTTGGTGGTGCGTCTCGAGGGGACCGAGGTCGAGGAGGGCCGCAAGATACTCGCCGAGTCGGGCGTCGACATCATCACGGCTGAGGGCCTGACCGACGCGGCCAAGAAGGTGGTCGCCGCCGCCGGTTAA
- a CDS encoding Na(+)-translocating NADH-quinone reductase subunit A — protein MTRRFELSKGLDIPLSGEPRQTIEQSPPVRHFALLGDDYIGMKPTMEVNEGDEVRKGQLLFTDKKNVGVRFTAPVAGKVVALNRGAKRKFESVVIEQAGDLEFVFNSYPDANLAQLPREQVVDNLVNSGLWTALRTRPFSKVPAIDSAPAAIFVTAIDTNPLAVEPSLVLADLQADFIAGLEALSVLTTGPTYLCKGEGVSLPGEDLDCVEKVEFSGPHPAGLVGTHIHMLMPAHADRTVWHIGYQDVAAVGRLMRTGTLMCDRVISIAGPATSDPRLVRTTLGANLTELTDGELRLAAGEKARVVSGSVLSGRTSESPRDFLGRYHTQVSVLVEGTEREFIGWMLPGFDKFSASRAYVGSWLAKFMTPDRGFALTTSTGGSHRAIVPTGAYDAVVPLDIVPTPLLKALAVSDTDTANSLGALEMDEEDLALCTFVCTSKNNYGALLRDCLTTIEREG, from the coding sequence ATGACGCGTCGGTTTGAACTCAGCAAGGGTCTCGACATCCCGCTCAGCGGAGAGCCCCGGCAAACGATCGAACAAAGCCCCCCCGTTCGGCACTTCGCCCTCCTTGGCGACGACTACATCGGCATGAAGCCGACCATGGAAGTCAACGAAGGGGACGAGGTCCGCAAGGGCCAGCTGCTGTTCACGGACAAGAAGAACGTCGGCGTGCGGTTCACCGCACCGGTCGCCGGCAAGGTGGTTGCGCTTAATCGCGGCGCCAAGCGGAAGTTCGAGTCGGTCGTGATCGAGCAGGCCGGCGACCTGGAGTTTGTGTTCAACTCCTACCCGGACGCCAACCTGGCTCAGCTGCCCCGCGAGCAGGTGGTCGACAACCTGGTGAACTCGGGCCTGTGGACCGCGCTGCGGACGCGTCCGTTCAGCAAGGTTCCGGCGATCGACTCTGCCCCGGCGGCGATCTTCGTCACCGCGATCGACACCAACCCGCTGGCGGTCGAGCCGAGTTTGGTGCTGGCCGACCTGCAGGCCGACTTCATCGCCGGCCTCGAGGCGCTCAGCGTGCTCACCACCGGCCCGACCTACCTGTGCAAGGGTGAGGGCGTGAGCCTGCCCGGCGAGGACCTGGATTGTGTCGAGAAGGTCGAGTTCAGCGGGCCGCACCCCGCCGGCCTGGTCGGCACGCACATCCACATGCTGATGCCGGCGCACGCCGACCGAACCGTCTGGCACATCGGCTACCAGGACGTCGCAGCGGTTGGCCGCCTGATGCGGACCGGCACGCTGATGTGCGACCGCGTGATCTCGATCGCCGGCCCGGCGACCAGCGACCCGCGTCTCGTCCGGACCACTTTGGGCGCCAACCTGACCGAACTGACCGACGGCGAGCTCCGGCTGGCCGCGGGCGAGAAGGCCCGGGTAGTTTCGGGCTCGGTGCTGTCGGGCCGCACGTCCGAGTCGCCCCGCGATTTCCTGGGCCGCTACCACACACAGGTGTCGGTGCTGGTCGAGGGGACCGAGCGGGAGTTCATCGGCTGGATGCTGCCCGGCTTCGACAAGTTCTCAGCGTCCCGTGCCTACGTGGGGAGCTGGCTCGCCAAGTTCATGACGCCAGACCGCGGCTTCGCCCTGACCACCAGCACCGGCGGCAGCCACCGGGCGATCGTGCCGACCGGCGCCTACGACGCCGTGGTGCCGCTGGACATCGTGCCGACGCCGCTGCTCAAGGCCCTGGCGGTCAGCGACACCGACACCGCCAACTCGCTCGGCGCCCTCGAGATGGACGAAGAGGACCTCGCCCTCTGCACGTTCGTCTGCACCAGCAAGAACAACTACGGCGCCCTCCTGCGTGACTGCCTCACGACGATTGAGCGCGAAGGGTAG
- a CDS encoding NADH:ubiquinone reductase (Na(+)-transporting) subunit B, translated as MKFLRQQLDMIAPLFEKGGKLERLYPLYEAQDTFLFTPGETTKSASHVRDALDMKRMMSMVIVALGPCILMALYNTGLQANRAIAAGAAPIDSFRETLLAPLGPMVHDPSSIAGCFIHGLVWFLPVYIVTMAVGGVCELIFSLVRGHEINEGFLVTGMLFPLTLPPTIPLWQVGLGIAFGVVIGKEIFGGTGKNFLNPALTARAFLYFAYPARISGEWVASGASNIGVWVAARQADGISGATSLGEMVGAAQGQGPAEVMGGNYSWGTAFVGLIQGSMGETSALCCLLGAAILIASGIGSWRIMAGCVLGLLGTGFLFWGFRGSSDNPLTAIAPWWHLVIGGFAFGTVFMATDPVSAAMTEIGKWWYGILIGVMTVLIRVINPAFPEGIMLAILFGNTMAPLIDYFVIQANVKRRMARYAA; from the coding sequence ATGAAATTCCTTAGGCAACAGCTCGACATGATCGCGCCGCTCTTCGAGAAGGGGGGCAAGCTCGAGCGCTTGTACCCGCTTTACGAAGCGCAGGACACGTTCCTGTTCACGCCGGGCGAAACGACCAAGTCCGCCTCGCACGTCCGCGACGCGCTGGACATGAAGCGGATGATGTCCATGGTGATCGTGGCCCTCGGGCCGTGCATCCTCATGGCGCTGTACAACACCGGCCTGCAGGCCAACCGGGCGATCGCGGCGGGCGCCGCCCCGATCGACTCCTTCCGCGAGACCCTGCTCGCGCCGTTGGGCCCAATGGTCCACGACCCCAGCAGCATCGCGGGTTGCTTTATCCACGGCCTCGTCTGGTTCCTGCCGGTCTACATCGTGACGATGGCGGTCGGCGGCGTCTGCGAGCTGATCTTCTCGCTCGTCCGGGGCCACGAGATCAACGAGGGCTTCCTGGTCACCGGCATGCTGTTCCCGCTGACGCTCCCCCCGACCATCCCGCTGTGGCAGGTCGGGCTCGGCATCGCGTTCGGCGTGGTGATCGGCAAGGAGATCTTTGGCGGCACCGGCAAGAACTTCCTCAACCCCGCGCTCACCGCCCGGGCGTTTCTCTACTTTGCGTACCCGGCCCGGATCTCCGGCGAGTGGGTGGCGAGCGGCGCGTCGAACATCGGCGTGTGGGTCGCCGCCCGGCAGGCCGACGGCATCTCGGGCGCAACGTCGCTCGGCGAGATGGTCGGCGCCGCGCAGGGCCAGGGGCCGGCCGAGGTGATGGGTGGAAACTACTCCTGGGGGACCGCGTTTGTGGGTCTCATCCAGGGCTCGATGGGCGAAACGTCCGCCCTCTGCTGCCTGCTCGGCGCCGCGATCCTGATCGCCTCGGGCATCGGCTCCTGGCGGATCATGGCCGGCTGCGTGCTCGGCCTGCTGGGGACCGGCTTCCTGTTCTGGGGCTTCCGCGGCTCCAGCGACAACCCGCTGACCGCCATCGCCCCGTGGTGGCACCTGGTGATTGGCGGCTTCGCGTTCGGAACCGTGTTCATGGCGACCGACCCGGTGTCGGCCGCGATGACCGAGATCGGCAAGTGGTGGTACGGGATCCTGATCGGCGTGATGACCGTCCTGATCCGGGTGATCAACCCGGCGTTCCCCGAGGGCATCATGCTCGCCATCCTGTTCGGCAACACGATGGCGCCGTTGATCGACTACTTCGTCATCCAAGCGAATGTTAAAAGAAGGATGGCCCGCTATGCAGCGTGA
- a CDS encoding Na(+)-translocating NADH-quinone reductase subunit C → MQRDSVSFTFTVAAVLCVVCSLLVSSAAEALKPIQEKNKQLDKNKNVLMAAGLLPDDADATTVKSIFDERIREVLVDLDSGKEMPEAEAPKGYDPRKAAKNASLQEPVEPSDALKGIRFREPYAPVYKITKEGDQNAIEGYILPVYGKGLWSTLYGFLALEADRQTVRGITFYEHAETPGLGGEVDNPKWKAKWHGKTARKDGQVVIEVVKGAASSDPQVAPQQVDGLSGATLTTNGVDALVQYWLGPEGFGPYLTGGADAGKSPQDSAAQEGAGHANQAASPEAELTKVNHG, encoded by the coding sequence ATGCAGCGTGACAGTGTTTCGTTCACCTTCACGGTAGCCGCCGTGCTGTGCGTGGTTTGTTCGCTGCTGGTCTCCAGCGCCGCGGAGGCGCTCAAGCCGATCCAGGAGAAGAACAAGCAACTCGACAAGAACAAGAACGTGCTAATGGCGGCCGGCCTGCTGCCGGACGACGCCGACGCGACAACCGTGAAGTCGATCTTCGACGAGCGGATCCGCGAGGTGCTGGTCGACCTCGACTCCGGCAAGGAGATGCCCGAGGCCGAGGCCCCCAAGGGCTACGACCCCCGCAAGGCGGCCAAGAACGCCAGCCTGCAAGAGCCGGTCGAGCCGTCCGACGCCCTCAAGGGCATCCGCTTCCGCGAGCCCTACGCCCCGGTCTACAAGATCACCAAGGAAGGCGACCAGAACGCGATCGAGGGCTACATCCTGCCGGTCTACGGCAAGGGGCTGTGGTCGACCCTGTACGGTTTCCTCGCCCTCGAGGCCGACCGCCAGACCGTCCGCGGCATCACCTTCTACGAGCACGCCGAGACCCCCGGACTGGGCGGCGAGGTCGACAACCCCAAGTGGAAGGCCAAGTGGCACGGCAAGACCGCCCGCAAGGACGGCCAGGTCGTGATCGAAGTGGTTAAGGGCGCCGCGTCCTCGGACCCGCAGGTTGCCCCGCAGCAGGTCGACGGCCTGTCCGGCGCCACGCTCACCACCAACGGCGTCGACGCGTTGGTGCAGTACTGGCTCGGCCCCGAGGGCTTCGGCCCGTACCTCACCGGCGGCGCCGACGCCGGTAAATCGCCGCAAGACTCCGCCGCCCAAGAGGGCGCCGGCCACGCCAACCAAGCCGCCTCCCCGGAAGCTGAGCTCACAAAGGTGAACCATGGCTAA
- a CDS encoding NADH:ubiquinone reductase (Na(+)-transporting) subunit D produces MAKQTAKDVLLEPLINNNPITLQVLGICSALAVTTQMKTALLMSLSVIAVTGGSNLVVSLIRHWIPSSIRIIVQMTVIASLVIVVDQLLKAYFFDVSKQLSVFVGLIITNCIVMGRAEAFAMKNEPGVSFMDGIGNGLGYSVILLLVAFFREVFGAGKFFGYTVFPLATEGGWYTPNGLLLLPPSAFFLIGVIIWVFRTIRPEQVEHE; encoded by the coding sequence ATGGCTAAGCAAACCGCCAAAGACGTCCTCCTCGAGCCGCTGATCAACAACAACCCGATCACGCTGCAGGTGCTCGGCATCTGCTCGGCGCTGGCCGTCACGACGCAGATGAAGACCGCGCTCTTGATGTCGCTGTCGGTGATCGCGGTGACCGGCGGGTCGAACCTGGTCGTCAGCCTGATCCGCCACTGGATCCCCAGCAGCATCCGCATCATCGTCCAGATGACGGTGATCGCGTCGCTGGTGATCGTGGTCGACCAGCTGCTCAAGGCCTACTTCTTCGACGTCAGCAAGCAGCTGTCGGTGTTCGTCGGCCTGATCATCACCAACTGCATCGTGATGGGCCGGGCCGAGGCGTTCGCCATGAAGAACGAGCCGGGCGTCAGCTTCATGGACGGCATCGGCAACGGCCTGGGCTACAGCGTGATCCTGCTGCTGGTCGCCTTCTTCCGCGAGGTGTTCGGCGCCGGCAAGTTCTTCGGCTACACGGTCTTCCCGCTCGCGACCGAGGGCGGCTGGTACACGCCCAACGGCCTGCTGCTGCTCCCGCCGAGCGCGTTCTTCCTGATCGGCGTGATCATCTGGGTCTTCCGCACGATCCGCCCCGAGCAGGTCGAGCACGAGTAG
- the nqrE gene encoding NADH:ubiquinone reductase (Na(+)-transporting) subunit E, which yields MDDLVQLFLKSVFGENMALAFFLGMCTFLAVSKNVKTALGLGVAVIVIMFITVPANNLLYQYLLKEGALVWVADTFRLGTDTREYLQTLDLSFLGLISYIGTIAAMVQILEMALDRYFPPLYNALGIFLPLITVNCAILGGSLFMVERDFNFVESMVAGFGWGFGWALAIAALAAIREKMRYSDVPDGLKGLGITFMTAGLMALAFMSFGGVW from the coding sequence ATGGACGACTTAGTTCAACTGTTCCTGAAGTCGGTCTTCGGCGAGAACATGGCCCTGGCGTTCTTCCTGGGCATGTGCACGTTCCTGGCCGTGTCGAAGAACGTGAAGACCGCGCTCGGACTGGGCGTGGCGGTGATCGTGATCATGTTCATCACGGTGCCGGCCAACAACCTGCTGTACCAGTACCTCCTGAAGGAGGGCGCGCTGGTCTGGGTCGCCGACACCTTCCGTCTGGGCACCGACACCCGCGAGTACCTGCAGACGCTCGACCTCAGCTTCCTGGGGCTGATCAGCTACATCGGCACGATCGCGGCGATGGTGCAGATCCTCGAGATGGCGCTCGACCGCTACTTCCCGCCGCTCTACAACGCACTCGGGATCTTCCTGCCGCTGATCACGGTCAACTGCGCGATCCTCGGCGGCTCGCTGTTCATGGTTGAACGCGACTTCAACTTTGTAGAGAGCATGGTCGCCGGCTTCGGCTGGGGCTTTGGCTGGGCGTTGGCCATCGCCGCCCTGGCCGCCATCCGCGAGAAGATGCGTTACAGCGACGTCCCCGATGGCCTCAAGGGCTTGGGGATCACGTTCATGACCGCCGGACTGATGGCGTTGGCCTTCATGTCGTTTGGCGGCGTGTGGTAA
- the nqrF gene encoding NADH:ubiquinone reductase (Na(+)-transporting) subunit F, whose amino-acid sequence MTTVLLGVLMFTLIVLALVAIILAAKSQLVASGDVEIVINEQKTIHVPAGGKLLNALADQGIFVSSACGGGGTCAQCEVKIHEGGGDILETEKAHISKKEAREGCRLSCQVAVKQDMKVEVPPEAFDTKKWECTVRSNNNVATFIKELVLELPAGEEVAFKAGGYIQIECPPHVVHYKDFDIEERFREDWDKYNVWQYTSKVDEEVVRAYSMANYPGEQGIIMLNVRVASPPPRIPDAPPGKMSSYIFNLKPGDKVTISGPYGEFFIKDTDAEMVYIGGGAGMAPLRSHIFELFKNLKTGRKVSYWYGGRSSRELFYVDHFRKIEEEFPNFKFNIALSEPLPEDNWTGYKGFIHQVLQENYLKDHPAPEDIEYYICGPPMMNAAVFKMLDDLGVEKENIAYDDFGG is encoded by the coding sequence ATGACGACCGTCCTTCTTGGCGTCTTGATGTTCACGCTCATCGTCCTCGCGCTCGTGGCGATTATCCTCGCCGCCAAGAGCCAGCTGGTCGCCAGCGGCGACGTCGAGATCGTGATCAACGAACAGAAGACCATCCACGTGCCGGCCGGCGGCAAGCTGCTGAATGCGCTGGCCGACCAGGGGATCTTTGTCTCCAGCGCGTGCGGCGGCGGCGGCACCTGCGCCCAGTGCGAGGTCAAGATCCACGAGGGGGGCGGCGACATCCTCGAGACCGAGAAGGCCCACATCAGCAAGAAGGAAGCCCGCGAGGGCTGCCGCCTGTCGTGCCAGGTCGCGGTCAAGCAGGACATGAAGGTCGAGGTACCGCCCGAGGCCTTCGACACCAAGAAGTGGGAGTGCACGGTCCGCTCGAACAACAACGTCGCGACCTTTATTAAAGAGCTGGTGCTTGAGCTGCCGGCCGGTGAAGAGGTCGCGTTCAAGGCGGGCGGCTACATCCAGATCGAGTGCCCGCCGCACGTGGTGCACTACAAGGACTTCGACATCGAGGAGCGGTTCCGCGAAGACTGGGACAAGTACAACGTCTGGCAGTACACCTCGAAGGTCGACGAAGAAGTTGTTCGCGCTTACTCGATGGCCAACTACCCGGGCGAGCAGGGCATCATCATGCTCAACGTCCGTGTGGCGAGCCCCCCGCCACGCATCCCCGACGCCCCCCCCGGCAAGATGTCCAGCTACATCTTCAACCTGAAGCCGGGCGACAAGGTCACGATCTCCGGCCCGTACGGCGAGTTCTTCATCAAGGACACCGACGCCGAGATGGTCTACATCGGCGGCGGCGCCGGCATGGCGCCGCTCCGCAGCCACATCTTTGAGCTGTTCAAGAACCTCAAGACCGGCCGCAAGGTGAGCTACTGGTACGGCGGCCGCAGCTCCCGCGAGCTGTTCTACGTCGACCACTTCCGGAAGATCGAAGAAGAGTTCCCGAACTTCAAGTTCAACATCGCGCTCTCCGAGCCGCTGCCCGAGGACAACTGGACCGGGTACAAGGGATTCATCCACCAGGTGCTGCAGGAGAACTACCTGAAGGACCACCCGGCGCCGGAAGACATCGAGTACTACATCTGCGGCCCGCCAATGATGAACGCGGCGGTCTTCAAGATGCTCGACGACCTGGGCGTTGAGAAAGAGAACATCGCGTACGACGACTTCGGTGGTTAG